A genomic region of Trifolium pratense cultivar HEN17-A07 linkage group LG3, ARS_RC_1.1, whole genome shotgun sequence contains the following coding sequences:
- the LOC123914062 gene encoding probable disease resistance protein RF45 encodes MLNFTDGLKMQKCIGRLISLQKLYFLEAADHGGVDLIRELEKLIQLRKLGIKRVRQGHANALCAAIQKMKHLESLNIGAKDKDETLDLDFLSTPPPNLRVLNLKGKLTNLPKWIPNLNYLVKLRLGLSNFEHDPLDSLKSLPYLLRLNLWDDAFAGDYLHFKVGGFPKLKEIDLTRLNKLSYISIDKEALPGLEHFRFKNNPQLKVQTLKDLQFLGFAEMPDDLVDSIDPEKDGRYHWIINHIPLVQIRQNFGPKFHEYTLRRIPTQSISEYQDSNSS; translated from the exons ATGTTGAACTTTACAGATGGATTGAAAATGCAAAAATGTATTGGAAGGTTGATATCATTACAAAAGCTTTACTTTTTGGAAGCAGCTGATCATGGTGGAGTAGACCTTATCCGAGAGCTCGAAAAGTTGATACAATTAAGGAAGTTAGGCATAAAGCGTGTGCGGCAAGGACATGCAAATGCTCTATGTGCTGCAATACAAAAGATGAAGCACCTTGAATCTCTAAACATTGGTGCTAAAGATAAGGACGAAACCCTTGACTTGGATTTTTTATCAACTCCTCCACCTAATCTTAGAGTTCTCAACTTGAAAGGTAAATTGACAAATTTGCCTAAATGGATTCCAAATCTCAACTATCTTGTGAAGCTAAGACTCGGCTTATCTAACTTTGAACATGATCCACTGGACTCTTTGAAGAGTTTGCCATATTTGTTGAGGTTGAATTTGTGGGATGATGCATTTGCTGGTGATTATTTGCATTTTAAAGTTGGAGGGTTTCCAAAGCTGAAGGAAATTGATCTCACTAGATTGAATAAACTCAGTTATATATCTATAGACAAAGAAGCTTTACCTGGTCTTGAACACTTCAGATTTAAAAACAACCCTCAATTGAAGGTCCAAACCTTGAAAGACCTTCAATTCCTTGGATTTGCTGAGATGCCAGATGACTTAGTTGATAGCATTGATCCAGAGAAAGATGGCCGATACCATTGGATTATCAATCATATTCCCCTTGTACAAATTCGTCAGAATTTTGGACCAAAATTTCATGAGTATACTTTGCGCCGCATTCCTACACAATCAATATCTGAATATCAAG ATTCAAATTCTTCATGA
- the LOC123914047 gene encoding disease resistance protein RPM1-like — protein sequence MAETTVSFVLDQLYNLAIREGTLLAGVNKDFNDIKVELESIQACLKDADTRAADDGGGGGANEGVKAWVKQLREASFRIEDVIDEYVMYLGQRINDSGCVASLKKVAQMIKTMKQRHRIGSEMKDIKLSINEIKERSLRYEFKPENNGSGSSKGVSQNGSFSDPRMASLFIEEAQVVGFELPRDELVSCLVEGTNEVMLVSVVGMGGLGKTTLSNHVFNNKVVKKHFDCRCFITVSQSYTVRELLIDMVKKFCKDCNEPIPKGLQTMDDKTLIAQVRQYLESKRYLVFFDDVWKENFSDEIQHALISNNKGSRIIVTTRMMHVGEYFKKSFLVHVHKLQPLSPEKSWELFCNKAFRSRPGKQCPTELEELSVEIVQKCGGLPLAIVAIAGLLSTKPKTIFEWEKVCKNLSMELDRNAHLTSLIKILSLSYDDLPNHLKSCMLYFGIYPEDYIINRKRITRQWMAEGFVKDEEKRLLEEIAEDHMTQLINRSLVQVSKVGFDGKVKTCQVHDLLREVIIRKMKNLNFCHLIHEDDEQVTVRITRRFSIAGNANNVLKSSNNSGLRAIFVFDSGELNEHCISRAFAKFKLLKVLDFEKSMLNFVPNNLGNLFHLRYLNLSHTKVKVLPRSIGKLLNLETLDLRQTQVHELPIEINNLTKLRLLPVYYRKYEGDYSMLNFTTGVQMQEGIGCLTSLQKLYFLEADHGGIDLIEELKKLRQLRKLGIRHVRREYGNALCATIQEMKHLESLNITVIAEEEILDLDFVSTPPPNLKVLNLKCKLTKLPTWIPKLKYLVKLRLGLSNFEHDPLDSLKNLPNLLRLNLWDDAFSGESLHFQVGGFPKLKELDLTRLNKLSSITIEKGALLGLDHFRLNNNPQLKVVPQDFKHLENLQFLGFADMPLELVDSIDPRKGGECHWIIKHIPLVLIRRKVGSRFHDYELYPIPTISNV from the coding sequence ATGGCAGAAACTACAGTGTCATTTGTTTTGGATCAACTCTACAATCTTGCAATAAGAGAAGGAACCTTACTTGCAGGAGTAAACAAAGATTTCAATGACATCAAAGTTGAACTTGAAAGCATCCAAGCTTGTCTCAAGGATGCAGACACAAGAGCAGCTGATGatggtggaggaggaggagctAATGAAGGTGTCAAAGCTTGGGTGAAGCAGCTTAGAGAAGCATCTTTTAGGATTGAAGATGTGATTGATGAATATGTCATGTATTTGGGACAAAGGATCAATGATTCTGGATGTGTAGCTTCACTCAAAAAGGTAGCTCAAATGATCAAAACCATGAAGCAAAGACATAGGATTGGTTCTGAGATGAAAGATATCAAGTTATCTATTAATGAAATCAAAGAAAGAAGTTTGAGATATGAGTTTAAGCCTGAAAATAATGGATCAGGAAGCTCTAAAGGGGTTAGTCAAAATGGAAGTTTTAGTGATCCTCGAATGGCGTCACTTTTCATCGAAGAGGCGCAAGTTGTGGGATTTGAGTTGCCAAGAGATGAATTGGTGAGTTGTTTGGTGGAAGGAACTAATGAGGTTATGTTGGTTTCTGTGGTTGGTATGGGAGGACTTGGAAAAACAACTCTTTCTAACCATGTTTTTAATAACAAGGTTGTGAAAAAGCACTTTGATTGTCGATGTTTTATCACGGTTTCTCAATCGTATACTGTGAGGGAGTTGTTGATTGATATGGTGAAGAAGTTTTGCAAGGACTGCAATGAGCCTATACCGAAGGGTCTTCAGACGATGGATGACAAGACATTGATTGCTCAAGTGAGACAATACCTTGAATCAAAGAGGTACTTAGTGTTTTTCGATGATGTTTGGAAAGAAAATTTTTCTGATGAGATTCAACATGCTTTAATTAGTAATAACAAAGGAAGTAGAATCATTGTGACTACTAGAATGATGCATGTAGGTGAATATTTTAAGAAATCTTTTCTTGTTCATGTTCATAAGCTACAACCTTTGTCTCCTGAGAAATCATGGGAACTTTTCTGCAACAAGGCGTTTAGATCTAGGCCGGGAAAGCAGTGTCCAACAGAACTCGAGGAGTTGTCTGTTGAAATTGTTCAAAAATGTGGAGGGCTACCACTGGCAATTGTGGCTATTGCTGGTCTTTTGTCGACAAAACCGAAAACCATTTTTGAGTGGGAAAAGGTGTGTAAAAACTTGAGTATGGAGTTAGATCGCAATGCACATTTAACAAGTTTAATAAAGATTTTATCTCTTAGTTATGATGATCTTCCTAATCATTTGAAATCATGCATGTTGTATTTTGGTATATATCCTGAGGACTACATCATCAATCGCAAAAGAATTACTCGGCAATGGATGGCTGAGGGGTTTGTTAAGGATGAGGAGAAAAGGCTGTTGGAGGAAATTGCTGAAGATCACATGACACAGTTGATAAATAGAAGTTTGGTTCAAGTTTCCAAAGTTGGTTTTGATGGGAAAGTGAAAACTTGTCAAGTCCATGATTTATTGCGCGAAGTGATcattagaaaaatgaaaaacttaaacttttgccatttaatacatgaagatgatgaacaggtCACAGTTAGAATAACTAGGCGCTTCTCGATAGCAGGTAATGCAAACAATGTGTTGAAAAGCTCTAATAACTCGGGACTTCGGgcgatttttgtttttgacagcGGAGAACTAAATGAACATTGCATTAGCCGAGCATTTGCCAAGTTCAAGCTTTTGAAAGTACTTGATTTTGAGAAATCTATGTTGAATTTTGTTCCTAATAACTTAGGGAACCTTTTCCATTTAAGGTACTTGAACCTGAGTCATACAAAAGTTAAAGTTCTTCCTAGATCCATCGGTAAGCTACTGAACTTAGAAACTTTGGATTTAAGGCAAACTCAAGTGCATGAGTTACCAATAGAGATAAACAACCTCACCAAGCTAAGGCTTCTTCCTGTTTATTATAGAAAATATGAAGGTGATTATTCTATGTTGAACTTCACTACTGGTGTGCAAATGCAAGAGGGTATCGGGTGCTTGACATCTTTACAAAAACTTTACTTTTTGGAAGCGGATCACGGTGGAATAGACCTTATCGAAGAACTGAAAAAGTTGAGGCAGTTAAGGAAGTTAGGCATAAGGCATGTGCGGCGAGAATATGGAAATGCATTATGTGCTACAATACAAGAGATGAAACATCTTGAATCTCTAAATATTACTGTTATAGCTGAAGAGGAAATCCTTGACTTGGATTTCGTGTCAACTCCACCGCCTAATCTTAAAGTCCTCAACTTGAAATGTAAACTAACAAAGTTGCCTACTTGGATTCCAAAACTCAAATATCTTGTGAAGTTAAGGCTTGGCTTATCTAACTTTGAACATGATCCACTAGACTCTTTGAAGAATTTGCCGAATTTGTTGAGGTTGAATTTGTGGGATGATGCATTTTCTGGTGAAAGTTTGCATTTTCAAGTTGGAGGGTTTCCTAAGCTGAAAGAACTTGATCTCACTAGATTGAATAAACTAAGTTCTATCACTATTGAGAAAGGAGCTTTACTTGGTCTTGATCATTTCAGATTGAACAACAATCCTCAATTGAAGGTGGTTCCACAAGACTTTAAGCACCTGGAAAATCTTCAATTCCTTGGATTTGCTGATATGCCACTTGAATTGGTTGATAGCATTGATCCAAGAAAAGGTGGAGAATGTCATTGGATAATCAAGCATATTCCTCTAGTACTCATTCGTCGGAAAGTAGGATCGAGATTTCATGACTATGAGTTGTACCCTATTCCTACTATATCCAATGTCTGA
- the LOC123914063 gene encoding putative disease resistance protein At1g50180, whose amino-acid sequence MAETVVLYVLQQFYKVAVEEIYKLAVEEVALLKEIQKGFEDIKHELQSIKAFLKDADTREGVKAWVDQLRETSFRIEDVIDEYVEYLSKKVKNSGSVALIKKVAQKFKTVNQRDQIASAIQDIKSSLVKINERRLRYDFKAENGPGSYRGATQNENDGDPRMASLFIEATQIVGFEKPTKDLVRRLVEGTKELVLVSVVGMGGLGKTTLSNHVFHNERVEEHFDYRLFITISQSYTVRELLINMVKKF is encoded by the coding sequence ATGGCAGAAACTGTAGTGTTGTATGTTTTACAGCAATTCTACAAAGTTGCTGTAGAAGAAATCTACAAACTTGCTGTAGAAGAAGTAGCTTTGCTGAAAGAGATACAGAAAGGCTTTGAAGATATCAAACATGAACTTCAGAGCATCAAAGCTTTCCTCAAGGATGCAGACACAAGGGAGGGAGTCAAAGCTTGGGTTGACCAGCTAAGAGAAACATCTTTTCGCATAGAAGATGTCATTGATGAGTATGTCGAGTATTTATCTAAAAAGGTCAAGAATTCTGGAAGCGTAGCCTTAATCAAAAAGGTAGCTCAAAAGTTCAAAACTGTGAACCAAAGAGATCAAATAGCTTCTGCTATTCAAGACATCAAGTCATCACTTGTTAAAATCAATGAAAGAAGATTAAGGTATGACTTTAAGGCTGAAAATGGACCAGGAAGCTATAGAGGGGCTACTCAAAATGAAAATGATGGTGACCCTCGAATGGCTTCTCTTTTCATTGAAGCGACTCAAATTGTGGGGTTTGAGAAACCAACAAAAGATTTGGTGCGTCGTTTGGTGGAGGGAACCAAGGAGCTCGTGTTGGTTTCTGTGGTTGGCATGGGAGGACTCGGAAAAACAACTCTTTCTAACCATGTTTTTCATAACGAGCGTGTGGAAGAACACTTCGACTATAGACTCTTTATCACGATTTCTCAATCTTATACTGTGAGGGAGTTGTTGATTAATATGGTAAAGAAATTCTAA